The Rhodanobacteraceae bacterium genome contains the following window.
TCAACTCCGGCGGTCAGGCTATTCCCCTGTCGCTGGCCGGCGAAGCCCTGCAGGCGGCCCTGGGCTATGGCGATGACGAAGGCGGACTGATCAGTCCCTGGGGCTTCTTCGTCAATGGCAACATCACCGACGGCAAGCAGGATCTGCGCAATGCCTCAGGTCGGGTCGGCGTCGACTACAGCTCGCGCGGCATCACCGCCGGCATCGATTACCGGCTGAGCAACCGCTCGGTGGTCGGCGCGGCGCTGGGCTACGCCAAGTTCACCTCGGACGTGAACACCGGCAGCGAGCTTGATGCCAAGAGCCTGCTGCTCACCGGCTATGGCTCCTACTATGTCAACGATCGCTTTTACGTCGATACCCGGCTGACCTACGGCAACGTCAAACTGGACCAGAGCCGATCGATCCGCTTCCGCGTGGGCGGCATGCAGGTCGATGAACTGGCCCGTGGCGATGCCGATTCGACCCAGCTGACGCTGGCGACCTCGCTGGGCTACCACCTGAACTACGGCGCCTGGACCGTAACGCCAAACCTGGGTCTGCGCTACATCCGCAACGACGTGGACGCCTTCACCGAAACCGGTGCCGGCGCCTACAACGTGTCCTATCGCGACCAGAGCTTCAAGACCACGCAGCTCAGTCTGGGCGTGCAGATCGGCCGCGCCATCAGCCTCGACACCGGCGTGCTCATGCCGCAGTTCGATTTCAGTCTGAACAGCGAGAACAGTGATGATCCGCGGGCACAGGCCAGCCTGGTCAACGGCAGCCCCAGCCAGCTGTTCCGTCTGGATCAACAGGGCACCGATTCCAGCTACGGCAGCGCCGGGCTGGGCTTCGTCTATCTGATGGCCAACGGCAGGCAGGCGTACATCTCCTACCGCCATACCTTTGGCAACGACGACTTCGATCGCGGCTCGCTCAATCTGGGTGGGCGCTTCGAGTTCTGAGGACGCACTGAGTCCGGGTCCCGGGACAACCGGGACTCGGGACTCGGGACTCGGGAAAGGCTACGGCTTGCGGGCTCTGGTAGGTCCAGACTTGTCTGGACGCTTCTTCAGCCGGACACCAGGAGCGTCCAGACAAGTCTGGACCTACAGAAGTCGGCGTCGTTGCGAGCCACCGGTCCCATTCCGAAACTGCCGGCGTCATTGCGACCCCGGACTTGATCCGGGGGAAGCAATCCAGAATCACAGCTTCAAAAGCAGTGGATTGCCTCGCCACTGCGTTCCTCGCAATGACGCCAGAGGATGAGGAAACGGCGCATCCGCCGGGGACCCGGCGCTTCGTGCCCCCGGTGACCCTGACCGCAATCAGAACTCCGCGAAAGGATCCTGCAGCACGATGTTCTCAGTCCGATCCGGGCCGGTCGAGATCAGCACGATGCGGCAGCGCACCAGCTCCTGCACGCCCTCCAGGTAACGCTGGGCATTGCGCGGCAGATCCGAGAAGCGGGTGGCACCGCGGGTGCTCTCGGTCCATCCCTCGAAGTCCTTGTACACTGGCTGGCACTCATGCCAGCCCGCGGCATCCAGCGGCGCCATATCGGTTTCCTGGCCGCGGTAGCGATAGCCCACGCACACCCGCACCACCGGCTCGCCGTCGAGCACATCGAGTTTGGTGACGCACAGGCCGTCGATGCCATTGATCATCACGGTGCGGCGCACGGCCACGGCATCGAGCCAGCCACAGCGGCGCGGACGCCCGGTGGTGGCACCATATTCCTGGCCGCGATCGCGCAGACCCTGTCCGGCGGCATCGTCCAGCTCGCTCGGGAAGGGGCCGCCGCCGACGCGGGTGGCATAGGCCTTGATGATGCCCAGCACATAGTCCAGATCGCGGGCACCGACGCCGGTACCCGAACAGGCGCCACCGACCGTTGTGTTGGACGAGGTCACATAGGGATAGGTGCCATGGTCGATGTCGAGCAGACTGCCCTGGGCACCCTCGAACAGGATATTGCCGCCCTCG
Protein-coding sequences here:
- a CDS encoding adenylosuccinate synthase — encoded protein: MAKSVVVLGAQWGDEGKGKIVDLLTERVRAVARFQGGHNAGHTLIVGGKKTVLHLIPSGILREGIECLIGNGVVLSPEALRTEVAELEATGVAVRDRLKISPATPLIMPYHVQLDQAREKASGKGKIGTTGRGIGPAYEDKAARRGIRLSDLFYGQEFADKLRAVMDYHNFVLTEYWKLPACDYQQVLDQSLEFADFVRPMMADVAGILHKVRREGGNILFEGAQGSLLDIDHGTYPYVTSSNTTVGGACSGTGVGARDLDYVLGIIKAYATRVGGGPFPSELDDAAGQGLRDRGQEYGATTGRPRRCGWLDAVAVRRTVMINGIDGLCVTKLDVLDGEPVVRVCVGYRYRGQETDMAPLDAAGWHECQPVYKDFEGWTESTRGATRFSDLPRNAQRYLEGVQELVRCRIVLISTGPDRTENIVLQDPFAEF